ACAGAAGGGAAGGAAATATTTGTAGACCTGCCAGCAATACACCTCAGAACAAAACCATCAGTATAACACCATTCGAATTTATGGACTTTACAAATGTCCATGACATCATGTGTCCATGTATGGCTGGATTGCATTGCTATGGTGATGGTTACAGTCTAGCCACATGTATCCGCGAACAACCGACGCTTTTCCAAAACGTACTGGATGCAAGTCAAGGAGAAGgctttgattaatttcaaaaattccataactgattaaTTTAATGCAAGAATATATTTATTGTGCTACAGAATATTATTAgagtaaatttataaaatatacatataGATAATGTAGATAGATGCTGTGGCCAATGAGCTGGACTATTTCCCCTCATATTTTTGCCGAAGTAGGAAATATCatctataaaaaatatgaatttcttGAGGCTTTCAAAAGTGAGCTAAACTTTACTTTGAAAAGCTCAAATCAAACTATAACTTCTGTTGTCCACTTATCTCTTACCATCATCCTTCCTATAAAATTCATGCGCAAGCCCAACGCTTATATGGGAATCAGACAAAAAGACTGATGCTAATTTGTGGAAATCTCCTTCAGTGATTGCAGTGAAATATTACTTTACTGATATAACAACCTACTACTCTCTACGCAACCTCAATGACACTGAGACTCCGATATCTATATCTGACGCTATATCTGATCTATAAAAGAACGTTACTTATTGATGTGTCTCTAGTTCACCATAGTTCTGGGCTGACGCCTGTTTACTGTATAGTTTGTGACAGGCCCATATAATTACTGTATACAGTAATTATATATGTCAAAAACAGTacagtaattattatattgtctCAAACTGACTTTCTCGTTGCACAATAGTGAGTAATAACTATAAAATAGTGAGATTCAATCCTGTTACAATAATTGTAACAGGGTTATAAATCTCagttaattaattcataattattatgaattttca
Above is a window of Nilaparvata lugens isolate BPH chromosome 4, ASM1435652v1, whole genome shotgun sequence DNA encoding:
- the LOC120351213 gene encoding astakine-like isoform X2, coding for MKNLHVSLLLLSIGSFLLVETRPENRPGYIECQDSAECGSFACCVIGMDRYSSPRCMPHRREGNICRPASNTPQNKTISITPFEFMDFTNVHDIMCPCMAGLHCYGDGYSLATCIREQPTLFQNVLDASQGEGFD